The Candidatus Eisenbacteria bacterium genomic sequence TCCCGATGGGCCTCGACTGGGTGGAGAACCAGTTCTTCACCGAGGACGGGCAGTTCATCCAGTGCGCCACGCACGGCGCGTACTACGTGCCGGACACGGGCGAGTGCATCGCGGGCCCGCCCTGCGGCAAGTCGCTCGTGCGCGTCCCGATCAGCATCGACGGCGACGTCATCCTGGGCGAGTGTCCGGGCCCGCTGCCGGACGACGCGTAGGTCGCTCGCTCACTCCGGCTCGTCGCCGAAGTGGGCGCGCGTGATGCGCTCTTTCAGGTACTCGAGCGTGCCGAGATCCTCGATGATGTCGCCGCCGGTGTCGTAGAAGAAGATCTCGCCGTTCTTGTTGCGGCCGACGGCGACGAGCCATTCGAGATCGTCGCGATCCTCGAGGAGGTAGTTGATGGTCTGTGCGACGCCACGGCCGGGAATGATGGTGACTTTGGGCCGCGCCGGCCGCTCGATGTGCTTCGCCATCCCGCCATCGACGATAGGGAGGGCCTTTCTTCAAGTCAACCCGAGCAACGCCACCGTCTCGACGTGGTAGGTCTGCGGGAAGAGGTCGATCGGCTGTGCCAGATGCAATGCATAGCCTCGGGCCACGAGCGCGCGCACGTCGCGCGCGAGCGTCGCCGGATCGCACGAGACGTACACGATGCGCGGCGGCCGGCGGGCGACGATGCCGTCGATGGCGGCGGCCGCGCCCGTGCGGGGCGGATCGAGGACGACGCCGTCGACGGGCGCGGCATCGCCCGACGCGAGCGCTGCTGCGACGTCGCCGGCGACGAAGCG encodes the following:
- a CDS encoding Rieske 2Fe-2S domain-containing protein, translated to MPVPIARTTELSPGQTKKFLLDCDGREIEGFVLNVAGAFHAYVNRCRHVPMGLDWVENQFFTEDGQFIQCATHGAYYVPDTGECIAGPPCGKSLVRVPISIDGDVILGECPGPLPDDA